The following coding sequences lie in one Maribacter forsetii DSM 18668 genomic window:
- a CDS encoding lysophospholipid acyltransferase family protein, with translation MKYLRFFPFYVLSILPFWAIYIISDITFFLTYYVLGYRKKVVCKNLHVAFPNKTEKEINSIAKKFYRHFCDMFFEAIKLLTIKPNEIQNRFKINNLSLLTNHLKNNENIMLYTAHQGNWEWLTTVPLFLNVNCNTLYKPLSNTYFNDLFILMRERFNVHCIPSNEGYRHLLHLKNNDIVSMNCVIGDQSPLGKSGKQQTIFFNQQTSFFTGAAKIAKKTDSAIFIPYLKKIKRGSYELFFENIVNQAATLNEQTIIDLYANKLEKVIEKYPELYLWTHKRWKRDGITY, from the coding sequence ATGAAATACTTACGTTTCTTCCCATTTTATGTTTTATCAATTTTACCTTTTTGGGCAATATATATCATATCTGACATCACCTTTTTTTTAACGTACTACGTACTTGGTTACCGAAAAAAAGTAGTGTGCAAAAACTTACATGTAGCTTTCCCCAATAAGACAGAAAAAGAAATCAACAGCATCGCAAAAAAATTTTACAGGCATTTCTGCGACATGTTCTTTGAGGCAATCAAACTATTGACCATTAAACCAAATGAGATTCAAAACAGGTTTAAAATCAATAACCTATCCCTATTGACCAATCACCTAAAAAACAATGAAAATATTATGCTGTACACCGCACACCAAGGCAATTGGGAATGGCTTACTACAGTACCTCTATTTCTAAATGTAAACTGCAATACTTTATACAAACCATTATCTAATACCTACTTCAACGATTTGTTCATCTTGATGCGAGAACGTTTTAATGTGCATTGTATTCCTAGCAATGAAGGATACCGCCATTTACTTCATTTAAAAAATAACGACATCGTTTCCATGAATTGTGTAATTGGCGATCAAAGTCCGTTAGGGAAATCTGGTAAGCAACAAACCATTTTCTTTAATCAGCAAACCTCTTTTTTTACAGGTGCTGCCAAAATAGCCAAGAAAACAGACTCGGCAATTTTCATTCCTTATCTAAAGAAAATAAAACGCGGCTCTTATGAACTTTTCTTCGAGAACATTGTTAACCAAGCAGCCACTTTAAATGAACAGACCATTATTGATTTATATGCCAATAAGTTGGAAAAGGTCATTGAAAAATACCCTGAATTGTATTTATGGACTCACAAAAGATGGAAGCGTGATGGGATTACCTATTAA
- a CDS encoding SDR family oxidoreductase: MKILLTGANGYIGMRILPQLLEMGHEIVCAVRDETRLSVDKETRQQIDVIEIDFLEEPKENVVPKDIDAAYFLIHSMSSSTQDFDEMEAKTAENFNKYVANTQIQQVIYLSGIVNDNNLSKHLQSRKNVEDILYQGNFKLTVLRAGIIVGSGSSSFEIIRDLCEKLPVMITPKWVLTKTQPIAIRDVITFLTGVLGNEKTYNDSFDIAGPNVMTYKEMLHKYAEVRGFKNWIWTVPVMTPKLSSYWLYFVTSTSYKLALNLVDSMKIEVVAKDTRLQDILGITPHTYKEAIDLAFKKIEQNLVISSWKDSMISGRFVDNLEKHIQVPKYGVLRDYKQLKISNPEVVLERIWSIGGETGWYYGNWLWKIRGFLDKLSGGVGLRRGRTHPDKIFAGDSLDFWRVLLADKKAKRLLLFAEMKLPGEAWLEFKIDDNSVLHQTATFRPRGLRGRLYWYSIVPFHYFIFGGMIRNIAKTDHD; this comes from the coding sequence ATGAAAATACTACTTACAGGAGCCAATGGTTATATAGGTATGCGCATTCTACCGCAGCTATTAGAAATGGGGCATGAAATAGTTTGTGCTGTACGTGATGAAACCAGACTTTCTGTAGATAAAGAGACTAGGCAACAAATAGATGTCATAGAAATTGACTTTTTAGAAGAACCAAAAGAAAATGTAGTCCCCAAAGATATTGATGCCGCTTATTTTCTAATTCACTCCATGAGTTCGTCAACACAAGATTTTGACGAAATGGAGGCTAAAACTGCTGAAAACTTCAACAAATATGTTGCAAACACACAAATTCAACAAGTAATTTATTTGAGCGGTATTGTGAATGATAATAATCTTTCTAAACATCTACAATCTAGAAAAAATGTAGAAGATATTTTATATCAAGGTAACTTCAAGTTAACGGTTCTAAGAGCAGGTATCATTGTAGGATCAGGAAGTTCCTCTTTTGAAATCATTCGCGATTTGTGTGAAAAATTACCGGTTATGATTACGCCGAAATGGGTATTGACAAAAACGCAACCTATTGCCATACGTGATGTCATTACATTTCTAACAGGTGTATTAGGAAATGAAAAAACATATAATGATTCCTTCGATATTGCCGGACCCAATGTAATGACCTATAAAGAAATGTTACATAAATATGCCGAAGTCAGGGGATTTAAAAATTGGATTTGGACCGTACCTGTGATGACTCCAAAACTGTCTTCTTACTGGTTATATTTTGTAACCTCAACCTCATATAAACTAGCGTTGAATCTAGTGGACAGTATGAAGATCGAAGTAGTGGCAAAAGACACGCGATTACAAGATATTCTCGGTATTACTCCCCACACCTACAAAGAAGCCATTGATTTAGCCTTTAAAAAAATTGAACAGAATTTAGTGATTAGTAGCTGGAAGGATAGTATGATCAGCGGTAGGTTTGTTGATAATCTTGAAAAACATATTCAAGTACCAAAATATGGCGTGTTGAGAGATTACAAACAATTGAAAATTTCCAACCCAGAAGTAGTATTGGAACGTATTTGGAGTATTGGCGGTGAAACCGGATGGTATTACGGAAACTGGCTTTGGAAAATCAGGGGTTTTTTAGATAAGCTTTCTGGTGGTGTTGGTTTAAGACGAGGCAGAACACATCCAGACAAAATATTTGCCGGCGATTCACTTGACTTTTGGCGTGTATTGCTAGCGGACAAAAAAGCGAAAAGATTATTATTATTTGCTGAAATGAAGCTACCTGGCGAAGCATGGTTGGAATTCAAAATTGATGATAATAGCGTACTGCATCAAACCGCAACATTTAGACCACGTGGTTTACGCGGTAGATTATATTGGTATAGCATAGTGCCTTTTCACTATTTTATATTTGGTGGCATGATCAGAAATATTGCTAAAACCGACCACGATTAA
- a CDS encoding DUF1648 domain-containing protein: protein MFTDLPKIDIKLTKNQQRQIAIGWIMIVINFIIIGIFYTDLPDSIPAHFNYKGDVNGYGHKDSIWTLPIIMALTYTLLFLIIKKVKPWNMNYPVKVTENNAPRIYKMSLQMLIYMNLLISIIATPTIMETILQAHEINLGFKISSLSIIIVAIVTLLPLYYIFKMFKIPK from the coding sequence ATGTTCACAGATTTACCCAAAATAGATATAAAACTTACTAAAAATCAGCAAAGACAAATTGCTATTGGGTGGATCATGATAGTAATCAATTTTATAATTATTGGCATTTTTTATACTGATCTACCAGATAGCATTCCTGCACATTTTAATTACAAGGGAGATGTAAATGGTTATGGTCATAAAGATTCAATTTGGACTCTTCCTATTATAATGGCATTAACCTATACCCTTTTATTTCTAATTATTAAAAAGGTAAAGCCATGGAATATGAATTACCCTGTTAAAGTAACAGAAAACAATGCTCCAAGAATTTATAAAATGTCATTGCAAATGCTGATATACATGAACTTGTTAATATCGATTATAGCCACTCCAACTATTATGGAAACTATTTTACAAGCTCATGAAATCAACTTAGGTTTTAAAATATCAAGTCTATCCATAATTATTGTAGCTATCGTAACCCTACTACCCCTTTATTACATTTTTAAAATGTTCAAAATACCCAAATAA